A genomic region of Gossypium hirsutum isolate 1008001.06 chromosome D01, Gossypium_hirsutum_v2.1, whole genome shotgun sequence contains the following coding sequences:
- the LOC107921847 gene encoding stigma-specific STIG1-like protein 1 produces MEAAKIFVTYAVTIALAMKTIGAVAEDNSLIPLTTFRDAGPPVLPMGSPKRVSRFLQQGYRNPRAADHCHKDEEVCYVLEGATSTCCNNKCVFLATDNHNCGACKRKCKFTQVCCRGECVEIAFDKRHCGACNHRCNRGEYCVYGMCNYA; encoded by the coding sequence atgGAAGCTGCCAAAATTTTCGTCACCTATGCTGTAACAATTGCTTTAGCGATGAAAACCATCGGTGCCGTTGCCGAAGATAACTCTCTGATTCCATTAACGACTTTCAGAGACGCTGGACCACCCGTACTACCAATGGGGAGTCCCAAAAGGGTAAGTCGTTTCCTCCAGCAAGGATATAGAAACCCTAGAGCTGCCGACCATTGCCACAAAGATGAAGAGGTTTGTTACGTCCTAGAAGGCGCCACCTCCACTTGCTGCAACAACAAATGTGTCTTTTTGGCGACCGACAACCACAACTGCGGTGCATGCAAGAGGAAGTGCAAGTTCACCCAGGTTTGCTGCCGGGGAGAGTGCGTCGAGATTGCTTTCGACAAAAGACATTGCGGAGCTTGTAACCACCGGTGTAACCGCGGCGAGTATTGCGTTTATGGCATGTGTAACTATGCATGA